The bacterium genome has a segment encoding these proteins:
- a CDS encoding SPASM domain-containing protein codes for MKFRKIYLEITNACNLVCEFCPGTTRPIEHIDLGRAERYIATLAPLSGILHLHIMGEPLHHPEFSSILTLCAAHGAKVNLVTNGTLLSHHTALLLNSPAIQQISISLHSLEANAGQNVEPYTSRIIEFIFAQKIHPNISLRLWNREHSLNSPATQFFLTALCTSGHFNGTPDQMIRTLQAKGALRISDYLFINTAERFEWPNLEAPDLGESGRCPGLNDQLAVLVDGTVVPCCLDRNGVTALGNLEEQTLAEILAAPRAQTMRDGFGRGHITEPLCRRCTYRLRFDKK; via the coding sequence TTGAAATTTCGTAAAATATACCTCGAAATCACAAACGCCTGTAACCTTGTATGTGAATTCTGTCCCGGCACCACGCGACCAATCGAACACATCGACCTAGGCCGTGCGGAGCGGTATATCGCTACACTGGCGCCACTTTCAGGGATCCTGCACCTCCACATCATGGGGGAACCGCTCCATCACCCTGAATTCAGTTCTATTCTAACCCTTTGCGCTGCACACGGAGCCAAAGTGAACCTTGTGACCAACGGCACACTCCTTTCCCATCACACGGCACTCCTTCTCAATTCTCCCGCCATACAACAAATCAGTATCTCGCTCCATAGTCTTGAAGCAAATGCCGGCCAGAACGTCGAGCCCTATACCTCCCGAATCATCGAGTTCATTTTCGCTCAAAAAATACACCCGAACATCAGCCTACGCCTCTGGAACCGCGAACATAGCCTGAATTCCCCAGCAACCCAGTTCTTTTTAACCGCGCTCTGCACCTCAGGGCATTTCAATGGAACACCCGACCAAATGATCCGAACGCTACAGGCCAAAGGGGCACTACGAATCAGCGACTACCTTTTCATTAATACCGCAGAACGATTTGAATGGCCGAACCTCGAGGCGCCTGATCTTGGGGAATCCGGCCGATGCCCGGGCTTAAACGATCAGTTGGCGGTGCTCGTTGATGGCACCGTGGTCCCCTGCTGCCTCGACCGGAATGGCGTTACGGCCCTGGGCAATTTGGAAGAACAAACACTCGCAGAGATACTTGCCGCTCCAAGGGCCCAAACGATGAGGGATGGTTTTGGGCGGGGTCACATCACAGAACCGCTCTGCCGCCGATGTACTTATCGGCTGCGGTTTGATAAGAAGTGA
- the prmA gene encoding 50S ribosomal protein L11 methyltransferase, with protein sequence MTKPASKPDFPLLYVARLETSSRLAELYDDYSVEGGDDQCTAWFDADRDLAIIEYFCATKAEAEHRLAAMAAVLAPHQGQDALKSVIRELPVEDWAEAWKKFFHTEKVSDRIWIKPSWETCPAHPDDIVVEIDPGMSFGTGQHGTTRGCLEMIDQLAVTHSGATFADLGCGSGILTIAAAKLGYSRLIALDNDPLAVRIARENAELNGVADQIRFMTGDVSEAGLEGACDIVVANILATVLIANAQVLVTFMAPIPQACIILSGILNPQAADVQAAFEAQYLSVVESIQRGEWTTLCMKKRDTVHLI encoded by the coding sequence ATGACGAAACCCGCCTCCAAACCTGATTTTCCCCTCCTTTATGTTGCCCGTCTGGAAACCTCCAGCCGGCTTGCAGAGCTCTACGATGACTATTCTGTCGAAGGGGGCGATGATCAATGCACGGCCTGGTTTGACGCTGACCGCGATCTGGCCATCATTGAGTATTTTTGTGCCACCAAGGCAGAGGCTGAACATCGCCTCGCGGCGATGGCGGCCGTTCTGGCCCCCCACCAGGGACAGGATGCCCTGAAAAGTGTCATCCGCGAACTTCCCGTTGAAGATTGGGCTGAAGCCTGGAAGAAATTTTTCCACACCGAAAAAGTTTCAGACCGGATCTGGATCAAGCCATCATGGGAAACCTGTCCCGCACACCCCGACGACATCGTGGTTGAAATTGATCCCGGCATGAGCTTTGGTACCGGACAACATGGCACCACTCGTGGTTGCTTGGAAATGATTGACCAGCTGGCCGTAACACACTCCGGTGCTACCTTCGCCGACCTGGGCTGCGGTTCGGGAATCCTCACCATTGCTGCCGCCAAATTGGGGTATTCCCGGCTGATCGCACTGGACAATGATCCCCTTGCCGTTCGAATCGCACGTGAGAATGCAGAACTGAATGGCGTGGCCGACCAAATCAGGTTCATGACGGGGGATGTCTCGGAAGCGGGACTTGAAGGTGCTTGCGACATTGTCGTCGCCAATATTCTGGCCACGGTGTTGATTGCCAACGCACAAGTGCTCGTAACCTTTATGGCCCCCATCCCCCAAGCTTGCATCATTCTGTCCGGTATTCTCAATCCCCAGGCTGCCGATGTCCAAGCCGCCTTTGAGGCACAATACCTGAGTGTCGTCGAGAGCATTCAACGTGGCGAATGGACCACCCTCTGTATGAAAAAACGGGATACAGTCCATCTCATATGA
- a CDS encoding SNF2-related protein, protein MTRAPITHKILINWAGQRVFQDAKALVERGLVQDVAYEEPFVTGTVLWSNRPLKTSVRILQDGSAQNHCPCRDSKERGIICAHVVALCLELIRRANNPEMEAKRQEELRRAERIAKFNEAAYVKRTRNGTPGSTDAHIRLTLKSGWRREVLNHRIPIRCDALIKDQVIPLSNVPPTTSLGLNQKDESVLFVLEDICEGPAQSEIDLKPQDFVSLLQLLQGLQIEEEQNPLPITVTATKLTSFLHLDLDRDNGELILMIHTEIPFRQATEIPLYVVAGRHGWVFGANHFWPLEQILPDPIRSIYVEPVIIPRTSVPRFMQAELPMLAGFMRVESDLSLELFPIEPAQPKFRFVIKGSPASLAGTLYAEYNGFKMVTVKKDPQGHFAIPDPNDFLRYLVRNLDAEKRATEFLAQYGFKGETGDTFTPVVGCREVLNFLGSHVPALRRKGWKVELEGRVDGFMEKAEFATPVVHINYKDEESGWFEVGFDFEDGTGNRLTSAEIQRALRKGDSFIDHNGRTIMLDAEAIEGMIEVFRDCSSGESTQPGVFRMPSVYASYVKNSLDALDGVDVEAPLAWRNQAQRQSDGLAIEPATIPPALDAILRPYQKEGVSWLRFLETNTFGGILADEMGLGKTLQTLVWLQMERFHPAVRGKPCLIVCPTSLVGNWAEEAQRFVPSLKVLTLSGIDRHAKWAELPQAHLVVTSYALLRRDAEHYREHDFGVLVLDEAQHIKNRSTQNAIVAKEMKAFHKVVLTGTPIENSVSDLWSIMDFLMPHYLGSHDSFRHNCELPIAGGGPEGEAAQARLRRKLQPFLMRRLKVDVAKDLPPRIERIAACTLSADQKAVYKQLIDSSRNKLTDLVAKQGFQKSRMEVLKTLLRLRQVCCHLDLLKMEGLKVEAPSAKMELFFELLDEALDGGHRVLVFSQFVSMLTILRAQMDHKQIPYCYLDGATKDRMSVVHKFNTDRKIPVFLISLKAGGVGLNLTGADMVIHFDPWWNPAVENQATDRAHRIGQKRTVYSVKLITKGTVEEKVLELQRRKKAIIDATLTTGENAFTAMTWTDIQDLLTL, encoded by the coding sequence ATGACCCGAGCTCCCATCACACACAAAATCCTGATCAACTGGGCGGGCCAACGCGTCTTCCAGGATGCCAAGGCTTTGGTTGAGCGGGGCCTGGTTCAGGATGTAGCTTATGAAGAACCCTTCGTCACCGGCACCGTTCTCTGGAGCAACCGGCCTCTAAAAACCTCGGTACGTATCCTGCAAGATGGGTCTGCCCAGAATCACTGCCCTTGTCGGGATAGCAAGGAGCGGGGCATCATCTGTGCCCATGTGGTCGCCTTATGTCTGGAATTGATCCGCCGCGCCAATAATCCGGAGATGGAGGCGAAGCGGCAGGAAGAACTCCGCCGTGCCGAGCGTATCGCCAAATTTAATGAAGCAGCCTATGTCAAGCGCACCCGCAATGGCACCCCCGGAAGTACGGACGCACATATCCGGCTAACCCTCAAGAGTGGCTGGCGTCGTGAAGTTTTGAATCATCGGATCCCGATCCGCTGTGATGCCCTGATCAAGGATCAGGTCATTCCTCTCAGCAATGTCCCCCCGACCACGAGTCTGGGTCTTAATCAAAAGGATGAATCCGTCCTTTTCGTACTGGAAGATATCTGCGAGGGACCCGCCCAAAGCGAGATCGATCTCAAACCGCAGGACTTCGTCTCCTTATTGCAATTATTGCAAGGGCTTCAGATTGAGGAAGAACAGAACCCCCTGCCCATAACCGTCACCGCCACGAAACTCACCTCATTCCTGCATCTTGATCTCGACCGCGATAATGGGGAACTGATCTTGATGATTCACACTGAGATCCCGTTCCGCCAAGCCACCGAAATCCCGCTGTACGTGGTAGCCGGTCGGCATGGCTGGGTATTCGGGGCCAATCATTTCTGGCCTTTAGAACAGATTTTACCAGACCCGATCCGCTCCATTTACGTTGAACCCGTCATCATTCCCCGAACCTCTGTCCCCCGCTTCATGCAGGCAGAACTGCCGATGCTGGCAGGATTCATGAGGGTGGAAAGCGATCTGTCCCTGGAACTATTCCCCATCGAGCCAGCCCAACCCAAATTCAGATTCGTCATCAAGGGAAGTCCGGCCTCACTCGCCGGAACCCTATATGCCGAATACAACGGTTTCAAAATGGTGACCGTCAAAAAAGATCCCCAGGGACATTTTGCCATTCCGGACCCGAATGACTTTCTCCGCTACCTGGTCCGGAATCTTGACGCCGAGAAAAGGGCCACCGAATTTCTGGCCCAATACGGGTTCAAAGGGGAAACCGGTGACACTTTTACACCCGTGGTGGGATGTCGGGAAGTATTGAACTTCCTCGGCAGTCATGTCCCCGCCCTGCGGCGTAAAGGCTGGAAGGTCGAACTGGAAGGCCGGGTCGACGGTTTCATGGAAAAGGCCGAATTTGCCACTCCGGTTGTTCATATTAATTACAAGGATGAGGAGTCAGGCTGGTTTGAGGTCGGCTTTGACTTTGAAGATGGCACCGGCAACCGCCTCACCTCCGCCGAAATCCAACGTGCCCTGCGTAAAGGGGACTCGTTCATCGACCACAACGGCCGGACCATCATGCTGGACGCCGAGGCGATTGAGGGCATGATCGAAGTCTTCCGGGATTGTTCCAGCGGCGAGAGCACCCAACCCGGTGTGTTCCGCATGCCGTCCGTTTACGCCTCGTATGTTAAAAACTCCCTTGATGCCCTTGACGGCGTGGACGTCGAAGCCCCGCTGGCATGGCGCAATCAGGCGCAGAGACAGTCGGATGGTCTCGCTATTGAACCGGCCACGATTCCACCCGCCCTCGATGCCATTCTCCGCCCCTACCAGAAGGAAGGGGTCAGTTGGCTGCGCTTCCTGGAGACCAACACGTTTGGCGGAATTCTGGCCGACGAAATGGGACTGGGGAAAACGCTTCAAACCTTGGTCTGGTTACAGATGGAACGCTTTCATCCCGCCGTCCGCGGAAAACCATGCCTGATTGTCTGCCCTACCAGTCTTGTGGGAAACTGGGCCGAAGAAGCTCAGCGCTTCGTGCCGTCACTGAAGGTCCTCACGCTCTCTGGAATTGATCGGCATGCCAAGTGGGCAGAGTTGCCGCAAGCCCATCTGGTGGTGACCTCCTACGCCCTGCTCCGACGCGATGCAGAGCATTATCGGGAACATGACTTTGGCGTTCTGGTGCTGGACGAAGCCCAGCATATTAAAAACCGATCCACCCAAAATGCCATTGTCGCGAAGGAGATGAAGGCCTTTCATAAAGTGGTGCTCACCGGTACACCCATTGAAAACAGCGTGTCAGACCTGTGGTCGATTATGGACTTCCTGATGCCGCATTATCTGGGCAGTCATGACAGTTTCCGGCACAACTGCGAACTGCCGATTGCCGGTGGTGGGCCGGAAGGCGAAGCGGCACAAGCCCGACTCCGCCGCAAGCTCCAGCCTTTTCTGATGCGCCGCCTGAAGGTCGACGTGGCAAAAGATCTGCCGCCACGCATCGAACGCATTGCGGCCTGCACCCTCAGCGCCGACCAGAAGGCCGTGTACAAACAGCTGATCGACAGTTCGCGTAACAAACTTACCGATCTGGTTGCCAAACAGGGCTTCCAGAAATCACGCATGGAAGTGCTCAAGACCCTGTTGCGCCTGCGTCAGGTTTGCTGCCACCTTGATCTCCTCAAGATGGAAGGGCTAAAAGTCGAGGCGCCATCAGCCAAAATGGAGCTCTTCTTCGAACTCCTGGACGAGGCTTTGGACGGCGGACACCGCGTCCTGGTATTCAGTCAGTTCGTCTCCATGCTCACCATCCTGCGCGCTCAGATGGATCACAAACAAATCCCCTATTGTTACTTGGATGGCGCCACCAAGGATCGTATGAGCGTGGTCCACAAATTCAATACCGATCGCAAGATTCCAGTATTCCTGATCAGTTTGAAAGCCGGTGGCGTCGGATTGAACCTGACGGGTGCCGACATGGTCATCCATTTCGACCCCTGGTGGAATCCCGCCGTGGAGAATCAGGCCACCGATCGAGCCCATCGTATCGGCCAGAAACGAACCGTTTACAGCGTCAAACTCATTACCAAGGGTACCGTTGAAGAAAAAGTGCTCGAGTTACAGCGCCGCAAAAAGGCCATTATCGACGCCACCCTGACCACCGGCGAGAATGCCTTCACGGCCATGACCTGGACGGATATCCAGGACTTGCTGACCTTGTAA
- the rnhC gene encoding ribonuclease HIII: MEQRNSFTFELSEIQQAALIMLLEGGNYKRATVPYSTIAVDGDHCRIVLYTSGKVCVQGKGAQDFVTFTLEPLVLMSAQVGYEDVLNPEALAPHIGVDESGKGDFFGPMVIASAYTDQPIIEKMRELGVKDSKKISTDKRILELAREIRKLLGDRFTLIHIGPGKYNQLYAKMRSVNAMLAWGHARAIENMLEKIPTCPRAISDQFGSKEQVKRALMNKGKKIELVQMHRAEADLAVAAASILAREAFVLGIQRLGEQYGVKLPKGASEMVQMAAVELIKKHSPKVLLDTAKCHFKTTESVLARVHETRAVLGPDGAVQSKPYSRFPKKSGAKSQESE, encoded by the coding sequence ATGGAACAACGAAATTCGTTCACATTTGAGTTGTCTGAAATCCAGCAGGCGGCCCTGATTATGCTCCTCGAAGGGGGGAACTATAAGCGGGCAACCGTGCCCTATTCCACTATTGCCGTTGACGGCGATCATTGCAGGATTGTTCTCTATACCTCAGGCAAAGTCTGTGTACAGGGCAAGGGAGCGCAGGATTTCGTCACCTTTACTCTCGAACCGCTGGTTCTGATGTCCGCCCAAGTTGGCTATGAAGACGTGCTTAACCCCGAGGCCCTGGCCCCACATATCGGTGTAGATGAAAGCGGAAAAGGCGATTTTTTCGGCCCCATGGTCATTGCCAGCGCCTACACTGATCAACCGATCATTGAAAAGATGCGTGAACTGGGGGTCAAAGACAGCAAGAAAATCTCCACCGACAAGCGTATTCTTGAACTCGCCCGCGAAATCCGGAAACTTCTGGGGGATCGCTTTACGCTGATCCATATCGGCCCGGGCAAATACAATCAACTGTACGCCAAAATGCGGAGCGTCAACGCCATGCTAGCCTGGGGACATGCCCGCGCCATCGAAAACATGCTGGAAAAAATCCCCACTTGTCCGCGCGCGATCTCAGATCAGTTCGGCAGCAAAGAGCAGGTAAAGCGCGCTTTGATGAATAAGGGCAAAAAAATTGAACTGGTCCAAATGCACCGCGCTGAAGCGGATCTGGCCGTGGCCGCCGCCTCTATCTTGGCACGGGAAGCTTTTGTCCTTGGAATTCAACGACTGGGCGAACAGTACGGCGTCAAACTTCCCAAAGGAGCCTCCGAGATGGTTCAAATGGCCGCCGTGGAACTGATCAAAAAGCATTCCCCGAAGGTTTTACTAGATACGGCCAAATGCCATTTCAAAACCACCGAGTCCGTTCTGGCACGTGTTCACGAGACCCGCGCCGTGCTGGGCCCGGATGGCGCAGTTCAATCAAAGCCTTATAGCCGATTTCCGAAGAAGTCAGGCGCCAAAAGCCAGGAGTCAGAATGA
- a CDS encoding dehydrogenase: MRTRSALDVIIIGFGPAGMFAALELLDHGIKPLIFERGKKIEERDIDVQRFIRERTLDPESNIQFGEGGAGSYSDGKLFSRINNSVHANKVLDTFIKFGAPEEIGHVRKPHLGTDVLCGIVRKIRASVLDRGGEIHYSSRMTDLLVSDGEVSGVVINGEKEYRASKVYLAVGHSARDTFELLQKRGVALEQKPISIGVRIEHPVELINHIRYGGKGQDPSCVGAATYSFNNTNKRTGRGVYTFCMCPGGEIVNASSENGLMVLNGMSYSARTSAFSNSALVVSCHTADYQSSDPLAGIDFQKAIERKAFEVAGGGWKAPAQNLVDFLSGRASSGLNPNSFKMGTASVVLNGIFPQFICDELMNAFAAWKEEYPLFVSEHAILLASETRTSSPVRIVRGETRESVNVKNLFPIGEGAGYAGGITSSAIDAIKAVERSFNLTA, from the coding sequence ATGAGAACGAGGTCTGCATTGGATGTTATCATAATAGGGTTTGGCCCCGCAGGCATGTTTGCGGCCCTCGAGCTTCTTGATCATGGGATCAAGCCGCTCATCTTCGAGAGGGGCAAGAAGATCGAAGAGCGGGATATTGATGTTCAACGATTTATCAGGGAAAGGACATTGGATCCTGAATCCAATATCCAGTTTGGTGAAGGTGGCGCCGGTTCCTACTCGGATGGAAAACTGTTTTCGAGGATCAACAATTCAGTCCATGCCAACAAGGTCTTGGATACGTTTATCAAGTTCGGTGCTCCGGAGGAAATCGGGCATGTCCGCAAGCCACATCTGGGAACTGACGTATTGTGTGGAATTGTCCGCAAAATCAGGGCCTCTGTTCTCGATCGGGGCGGGGAGATTCATTATTCCTCAAGAATGACCGATCTGCTTGTTTCTGACGGCGAAGTCTCCGGTGTCGTGATCAATGGGGAGAAGGAATATCGTGCGTCAAAAGTCTATCTGGCGGTGGGACATTCTGCGCGCGACACTTTTGAGTTACTCCAAAAGAGAGGCGTGGCTCTGGAGCAGAAACCCATTTCTATCGGCGTGCGGATTGAACATCCTGTTGAGTTGATCAATCATATACGATATGGAGGAAAAGGGCAGGATCCGTCCTGCGTGGGAGCGGCAACGTATTCTTTCAACAATACCAATAAAAGGACCGGAAGAGGCGTATATACCTTCTGTATGTGTCCGGGCGGGGAGATTGTGAATGCATCGTCAGAGAACGGGTTAATGGTTCTTAACGGCATGAGTTACTCCGCGCGGACGTCTGCGTTCTCAAATTCGGCGCTTGTTGTGAGTTGCCATACTGCGGATTATCAATCGTCAGATCCATTGGCAGGCATTGATTTCCAGAAGGCGATTGAGAGAAAGGCCTTTGAAGTAGCTGGGGGAGGCTGGAAGGCGCCTGCTCAGAATCTCGTGGATTTTTTAAGTGGCCGAGCCTCTTCCGGATTAAATCCGAATTCCTTTAAGATGGGAACTGCCTCTGTTGTTCTAAATGGAATCTTTCCACAATTCATATGCGATGAACTTATGAATGCCTTTGCCGCGTGGAAGGAAGAGTATCCCTTATTTGTTTCAGAACATGCGATCCTGCTAGCCTCGGAAACAAGAACGTCCTCGCCTGTGAGAATCGTCCGAGGCGAAACGCGTGAGTCAGTGAATGTTAAAAACCTTTTCCCGATAGGTGAAGGGGCTGGCTACGCGGGGGGGATAACGAGCTCGGCGATTGATGCCATCAAGGCGGTCGAACGCAGTTTTAACCTTACGGCATGA